One Rhodoferax ferrireducens T118 DNA segment encodes these proteins:
- a CDS encoding response regulator transcription factor: MQMSFVDAPRAVIDAPSRPIRVFLVDDHQITLWGLRRLIEATNPRMEVVGTASSRTELLNHDAAATADVILLDLDLGGEDAAASLADLRQRCPGRVLVLTASDDPAQHRAAMVKGARGVIHKSEAAETILRAIEKVNNGEVWLNRALLGEVLGMLTDDSPAAAPRQADPDAQRIASLTTREREIVVTMVHCAGAKQLAVADELKMSEHTLRNHLTTIYDKLGVRGRLELHVFSTMHGLGAATGRACGA, translated from the coding sequence ATGCAAATGAGTTTTGTGGATGCCCCACGTGCTGTGATCGATGCCCCGTCAAGGCCGATCAGGGTGTTTCTGGTTGACGACCATCAAATCACGCTTTGGGGCCTGCGACGGCTGATCGAAGCCACGAACCCGCGCATGGAGGTGGTCGGCACCGCCAGTTCACGCACCGAACTACTGAACCATGACGCCGCCGCCACCGCAGACGTCATCCTGCTCGACCTTGATCTTGGTGGTGAAGACGCGGCCGCCTCGCTCGCCGACCTGCGCCAGCGTTGCCCTGGGCGGGTGCTCGTGCTGACCGCCAGCGATGACCCTGCCCAGCACCGCGCCGCCATGGTGAAGGGCGCGCGCGGCGTGATCCACAAGTCAGAGGCGGCGGAAACCATTCTGCGCGCCATCGAGAAGGTCAACAACGGCGAAGTCTGGCTGAACCGCGCGCTGCTCGGTGAAGTGCTCGGCATGCTGACTGACGACAGCCCCGCGGCAGCGCCGCGCCAGGCCGACCCCGACGCGCAACGTATTGCCAGCCTGACGACCCGCGAACGGGAGATCGTGGTCACCATGGTGCACTGCGCCGGCGCCAAGCAGCTCGCGGTGGCCGACGAACTCAAAATGAGCGAACATACCCTGCGCAACCACCTAACCACCATTTACGACAAACTCGGCGTGCGCGGGCGGCTGGAGTTGCATGTTTTTTCCACCATGCATGGGCTTGGTGCGGCGACAGGCAGAGCGTGTGGTGCATGA
- a CDS encoding putative toxin-antitoxin system toxin component, PIN family, which yields MIVLDTNIVLDAFVFNDPATQPLKLALASRKIQWIATKAMRDELARVLFYPKIVVRLTLCQLSAADVLAQFDGQAQWLDAAPKASVTCRDPDDQKFIDLAVAHKATLLSKDRAVLCMAKRLLALDVRAHMATVFVV from the coding sequence ATGATCGTCCTCGACACCAACATCGTGCTGGATGCCTTCGTCTTCAATGACCCGGCCACGCAGCCCCTCAAGCTCGCGCTGGCATCCCGAAAAATCCAGTGGATTGCCACCAAAGCCATGCGCGACGAGCTGGCGCGGGTGCTGTTCTACCCGAAGATCGTCGTGCGGCTGACGCTCTGCCAACTCAGCGCCGCAGACGTGCTGGCGCAGTTCGATGGTCAGGCGCAATGGCTGGACGCCGCCCCCAAAGCCAGCGTCACCTGCCGCGACCCCGATGACCAGAAGTTCATCGACCTGGCCGTCGCCCACAAGGCCACGTTGCTGAGCAAGGATCGCGCCGTGCTTTGTATGGCAAAACGCCTGCTGGCCCTTGATGTACGGGCGCATATGGCTACTGTTTTTGTAGTTTGA
- a CDS encoding sensor histidine kinase — protein MNPSPSTQKFTTGPTSGTGLSVEIRRFSAGMRVITALLCTVLFFSTENNIDARVLAVLLVYGLWSAWLLWVEASGRGLRSALWSYWIDVAWSLMLMKLWSAGALLMLITLVQPVVLASIGYGITQGLLLSALATSGLIAYNGSDLMSGPSLGWHRHIQIMIMLALAPSAALIARPMGIRFRWSTLLSQLEAQLDPRHGLNPICAELVERLRGATQANVVALVLPSSQGAPAMIASREDGSFRANAEVHARLEALLAQMPACTVSYVRRPWWDPRPSTRLHADLPLPAGLSTPLAELALTLDVRCLHALSLTRYAHQHGHIVVGYSSQRGAVYDVSALADVVPELLRVVEQAALVDQLQEESAGHERARIGRDLHDSAIQPYLGLKYAVESVALRIPRDNPARAEIDSLAELVNGEVAALRELISGLRTGNDQGDNALVPAVRRQVRRFSVLFGIDIVLECPDKLPTTRVMASSLFHLVNEVLNNIRKHTAARHIWITLSLQASMIKLVVRDDAGSLRGHPADDFRPASLSERVAELNGTLHIGRPDGLNTELVIQIPL, from the coding sequence ATGAACCCTTCTCCTTCGACCCAGAAATTCACAACGGGGCCGACGTCCGGCACAGGGCTTTCTGTGGAGATACGACGCTTTTCGGCCGGCATGCGGGTCATCACCGCGCTGCTGTGTACCGTGCTGTTCTTCTCAACCGAAAACAATATCGACGCCAGGGTACTTGCGGTTTTGTTGGTGTATGGCTTGTGGTCTGCGTGGCTGCTCTGGGTCGAAGCCAGCGGGCGTGGGCTCCGATCCGCGCTTTGGTCGTACTGGATTGATGTCGCATGGTCATTGATGCTCATGAAGCTTTGGAGCGCTGGCGCCCTGCTGATGCTCATCACCTTGGTGCAACCCGTGGTGCTGGCCAGCATTGGGTACGGCATCACGCAAGGCTTGCTACTCTCGGCGCTGGCGACATCGGGCTTGATAGCCTACAACGGCAGTGACCTCATGAGCGGCCCCAGCCTCGGATGGCACCGACACATACAGATCATGATCATGCTGGCGTTGGCCCCATCGGCAGCCCTGATCGCGCGGCCGATGGGCATACGGTTCCGCTGGTCGACGCTGCTCAGCCAGCTCGAAGCCCAACTGGACCCGCGCCACGGCCTCAATCCGATTTGCGCCGAGCTGGTGGAACGCCTGCGTGGCGCCACCCAGGCCAATGTTGTCGCGCTCGTGTTGCCCAGTAGCCAGGGCGCTCCGGCGATGATCGCCAGCCGCGAAGACGGCAGTTTTCGCGCGAACGCGGAGGTCCACGCGCGCCTCGAAGCCTTGCTGGCGCAGATGCCGGCCTGCACCGTGAGCTACGTCCGGCGCCCCTGGTGGGACCCGCGACCCAGCACGCGGCTGCACGCCGACTTGCCCTTGCCCGCCGGCCTCTCGACCCCGCTCGCGGAGTTGGCCCTGACATTGGATGTGCGCTGTCTGCACGCTCTGTCGCTGACCCGTTATGCGCACCAGCACGGCCACATTGTGGTGGGCTACAGCAGCCAACGCGGCGCCGTTTATGACGTATCGGCGCTGGCCGACGTGGTCCCCGAACTGCTGCGCGTGGTCGAGCAGGCCGCGCTGGTTGACCAGTTGCAGGAGGAAAGTGCCGGCCACGAGCGGGCGCGTATTGGCCGCGACCTGCACGACAGTGCCATCCAGCCTTACCTCGGACTGAAATACGCGGTTGAATCCGTTGCCCTGCGCATCCCGCGCGACAACCCGGCCCGTGCCGAGATCGACTCATTGGCCGAATTGGTGAACGGCGAAGTGGCCGCGCTGCGTGAACTGATTTCGGGCCTGCGTACCGGCAACGACCAAGGTGACAACGCCCTTGTGCCCGCCGTGCGGCGGCAGGTGCGCCGGTTTTCGGTGCTGTTCGGCATCGACATCGTGCTCGAGTGCCCGGACAAGCTGCCCACCACCCGCGTCATGGCCAGTTCGCTGTTCCATCTGGTCAACGAGGTGCTCAACAACATCCGCAAACACACTGCAGCGCGCCATATCTGGATCACACTGTCCCTCCAGGCGTCAATGATCAAACTCGTGGTCCGGGACGACGCGGGTAGCCTGCGCGGGCACCCGGCTGATGACTTCCGCCCGGCCTCGCTCAGCGAACGCGTCGCGGAGCTGAATGGCACCCTGCACATCGGTCGCCCGGACGGGCTGAACACCGAGCTCGTGATACAGATTCCCCTCTAG